In the genome of bacterium, the window GCCACAGCCGTAACCGGTACGTGGGGGAGGAGTTGGGAAGGGGCCGGCGCCTCGACGATATCCTAGCGTCCATGAAGATGGTCGCCGAAGGCGTCCGAACGACGAAAGCGGCGTACGAGCTTTCGCGAAAGACGGGTATCGATATGCCCATTACGGTCGAAATGTACCGCGTAATGTTCGAGGGCAAAGACCCCCGCGCCGCCGTCTTCGATTTGATGACGAGGGAGCCGAGACCCGAGGTTTAAACCTGCCCGCTAATAGGGCTTGATATGTTATTATAAAGTAATTATATTAGGACGTGCGCCTCGGTAACGTAGTCGGTGCGGTGGTGTCGACCGTCAAAGACGAGGGTCTTGACGGGTTAAAACTGCTCGTCGTGGAAGACGCGGACATCTACGGCCGGGGAAAGGGTTCCCACTACGTGGCCGTTGACGCCGTGGGGGCCGGGAGGGGGGAGCTGGTATTGACCGCGGCCGGCTCGTCGGCGCGGCAGACGCGGTCGACGAAAGACAGGCCCGTAGATGCGGTCATTATGGCCATCGTCGAGACCGTCGAAGCGAACGGCGAAATTACGTATCGGAAAGCTGGGAAGTAACCTTATGAAAGCAGGTATGGTTTTAGGGTCGGTTGTGGCCGCGCGGGTCGCCGAAGGGCTCGAGGGAAAAAGGTTCCTCCTCGCGTTGCCGGTCGACGAAAAAGACCGGCCTGTGGGCGGGGAATTCGTAGCGTGCGACGTAGTGGGCGCGGGGCGCGGGGCCCGCGTAATTTGGATTGGCGGAAAGGAAGCGGCGTTGGCTTTAGGCCGGGACGAAGTTCCCGTAGACGCCACCTGCGTCGCGATATTGGAACGGCACGGGCGGAATAAGGAAGGCGCGTAATGGAGTTGGCACGCGTATTAGGGCCGGCGCCCTCGAACCTTAAACACCCGGCGCTTGCCGGTTTAAAACTGGTCTTCGCGGAAACCGAGGAGAGGGGGAGGGGCGGGGTCGTAGTAGCGTGGGATTTGGCGGATGCCGGCCGCGGCGACCGGGTTCTAATAATGAGGGAGGGCGGCGCGGCGATGCGCCTTTTGGGTCGCGGCGCGGCTCCCGTGCGTACCGTTTTAATAGCTCACGTGGATAGAGTCGATGGTTAACAACAAGACAACGGCGGGTGGTGTAGCGGTAAACCGTAACGTCGGCGCCGGCGCGACGATGGCGACGATTACGGGCCGCGTCGGGATAGAGGAAGCGAACGAGCTCCAACGCCGCTTCGACGAGGTATTTAAAGCCGGCCGGCCGTGGGTAATTATCAGATTGAAGAACGTGGATTTCATATGCTCCGCCGGGATGGGTACGCTGCTGTCGGCCGTCGGCGAAGCGCGCAAGCGGGGCGGGGAAGTAATTTTCACGGACGTATCGCCCAAAGTACGTACGATCTTCGAGTTCCTCGACATTTGGGATTACATAACGAGCGCGGCCGATAAGGACGCGGCGCTTGAGATGGTCGCCGCGGGGAAACGTATGCAGACCCAACGTACGGCGGCGCCAGTTACGCCCTCGTTTATCGTCGACGACTTAAAGGCCAAGCTCGGGGAGGGTATCCGGTTAAGTAAAGACGGCAAGGTAAAAGACGCTTTAGCTTATTTCAACGCCGTAATTAAAGCCGACAGAAACAATATTACGGCGCTGGTGTGGAAAGCGAGCGTACTCGAGCGGTTATCGCAATTCGACGAAGCCCGCCGCCTATATAAAAAGGTTACCGATATCGGGCGCGGCGACCCGCGTTTATTGACCTACGCCCGAAACCGGCGTGAAAAACTCGAGCAAAAACTAAGCGTCGCGACGGACCGGGAAAAAGCCTTCGAGCGGCTGAGGACCACCGTTTACGCTTTGGCCGAAGCCCCCGGGCGACCACCGGATTTTTTCACCTCCGAACGGACTGCGGACGCACGTAAAGTCTCCTTTCTGGAATGTTACCGCACGTGGGACGACGGTAGCTTTTTCGGGAAGCCGCGTTCGGGTCACTCGTACGTGGGGGGCGGCGGTTATTTCGTCTGGATAGGCGGCCGCGGCGTCGTCATAGACCCGGGTAAGAATTTCGTCACGCATTTCGCGGAGGCGGGGCGCCGGCTGGCCGACGTAGAGGCTATAGTCGTTACCGGCGCGGCGTGGGACCGCGGCGCCGATTTAGAACCCCTCCTGGCCGCTTTCAATCGTTACAACCAGGCGGCCTTGGGGCCTGTAAAAAAAATCGAGGTATTGGTTAGCGGCGCGGTATACAAGAAATATTATTCCTGGCTTTCGACATTCGACGAGGCGTTTCTCAAGCTGACGGTCCTTTATCCCGGGCACGCGTACCGCGTCGGCGACGCTACGCTCGACGTTAAGCTCGCCGACGCCGCGGGTGGCGGTAGCGTTGACGCGTTGGGTTTGACGTTCGCGGCCGGGGGCGCGAATTTCGCGTACGCAGCCGAAGTTGCCGGCCGCGATTTGGACGGGTTGGCGGCTCTATATCGCTCGGCGCGCGGAAACGTATTCCTCGCGCACGTGGGTGAAGTGGCCGTAGGGAAAGGGGCGGCGCCGGGAGGAACCGCCGGGTTCGCCGGCGTTGAGGCGGTGGGGCGGTTGCTGTCCGAAGTTCGACCCTCGGTCGCCCTATTGGGTAAAATGTTGGACGTAACCGACCCGATAGCGTTGAGTGAAGCGATCGCCAGGGCGACGGGTGTCCGCTGTTTGCCGGTAGACGTCGGCTTGACGGTCAATCTCGAAACGTCGGAAGTGTTTACGGCCGCCGGTTTGGTACCCGTATCCGCGTTAACCGTTTATAAGGGGGAGGACGGGCGCTTGCACTATACCCCGGTCGGTTAAACCGGGATGAAGCGGAAATAATCACCTAACGCGAGCGCAGTCCATAGGAAGGTTCGCATGAGAGATTTCAAGATAACGAGGATAGAAGAGAGCAAAGACGGCGTGGTCGTCGTAGCGGTCGAGGGCCAGGTTGGTATCGAAGAGGCCGCCCAGGTCTCGAAGTTCTTTGAAGAGATCGAGAACGAAGGGGTCGTTTGGGTTATCGTGAGCCTCGAGGGCGTAGATTTTATTAGTACTGCCGGCGTGGGGGCGCTGCTGTACGCCGTGGGCGGCGCCCGGAAACGCGGCGGCGAAATAGTCTTTATCGAGTTTTCGCCCAAGACGAAAGCCGTCTTCGAATTTCTCGACCTCCACGACTTCATCGTTACCGCGACCGATAAGGAAAGCGGCCAACAGGTAGTTAAGGAAATTAGAAGCGGCGCCCGGCCGGCCGAGGGCTAGCAGCGGGCGCCGCGGGACGAGCACGCCGTAATCGCGGCGCGGCGTAGGTTGGTAGTATCTCATAGCGTAACGCGGTACGTTACCCCTCCAAACGACACTTCGACTTTCTCGCCCAGGGCAAAGTACGGGGCGAGGCCGGGGTGTTCTTGCAATAAGTCGAAGTACTCTTTACTCCCGAATTCCACCTCTACGACGCTTCGGTTCGTCTCGTCGTCGAGGGCCAGGTCGCGCCACGTGCCGGCGGCCAACCGGAAGCTTTTACCTTCCACGTAGCGCACGGCGGCGCCGCCGTAAGCGGACGGCGCTACCGCGGCGCGCTTCAAGTCGCCGATGGCCTTCGATTCCCGGACCGATAGTTCCGCCGCGCTCCCGATGTAGGTTGGACCGCCTCGCCCGTTCATCCACGCGCCGGCGGCCGCCAAATCCTCGCCGCCGGCGAGGCCGCCCCACACCCCGGGCGCGGGATGCTTGACGGCCGGCCCCGTTTCCTCCACCAGGTACGACGTGTAAGGCGTCGGAACGCCGTAGCGTTTGGAGAGCTTGACGATGGCGTCGATCAATTCCTTGTCTTCGCCCTCCAGCTTTATCTGCTCCAGCAGGAAACCTATCTTGCGCGTGGCCCACAGCGCAGGGATATATTTATTGTCGCGGCTCTCGCCGGCGACGGCGCCGAGGTCGTAGCGGTACGACTCCCGCTTGCCGGCGCGTTCGCCCGAGACGGTCAGGACGCCGTCGGCCAGTTCGCCTTTGTACCGTCCGAGGACGGTGAGCTGCGTCCCGGCGAAGATATCCGGCACCGACGGCGGGTATGAGTCGTAAAATCCGACCTTTTCCCAGGTGAGCGCCACGTCGGTAAGAATCGGCTTCGAGATCTTGTCGTAGAAAGACGTTACGGCCAGCTCGATGTCTTCGCCCGGTTCTACGTATTGAGCCGTACCGCCGTTTTTCCGGGATAGGCCGTCGAGGAGTTCGGCCTTAACGTTATAACCGACGCCGAACGAGAACAGGCGGCCGTCCACGTTTCCATTAGCGGCGACGGCGTTGGCGACGATGTCGGCTACGTTCCGCTCGCCTACCGTCGGCTTGCCGTCGGTGAGGAAGACCACCATCGTGGGCCCGACCGGCTCGGTGGAGGTAGACGCCAGGCCCTTCGCCAACGCGCCGTCGATATTCGTGCCGCCGCCGGCCGTTAACTTATCGACGAAGTCGAGGGCCGCCGATACATTAGCCGCGCTCGCGCCGACCGCCTTGTCGCGGAACAGCGTCGGCTGCTCGTTGAACGGTACGATGTTAAAGCGGTCGGCCAGCGCCAGTTGGTTTAGGCAATACTTAACCGCCTCTTTGACCTGTTCGATTTTTTCGCCCGCCATCGAGCCCGATATATCCAGAACGAAGATGAGCTCTTTGGGCTCGGGCGCGGCCCGCGTCACCGCCGGCGGCGTGATGATGAGGATGGCGAACCCGTCTTCGCCGCCCTCTTTGTGCGCGAGGACGCTCGCTCCCATTTCGGCGCCGCCTACGCGGTAGTACAGGATCAAGTCTTCGGCGGGTTTTACGTTTTTAACGTGGTACTTTACCTCGGCCGTGGTCGGGCTTTTACGCTCGAGCTGGATTTTATGCGAGGGCGAGAATACGCTCTCGACGGGGCCGGCGGCCTTTATGCTCACTTCGACGCCGACGTCTTCTATAGGCTCGCGGCTGAAGCGTTCGGTGTCGAGGGGATATACGAACTTGGTCAGGCCGCCGTCGTAGGGCAGGAGCTCGGAGTACGTAATTTCGACGCGCTTCTCGCCTTTCGCCGGAATGGGGTAAATGCGCGCTTTGACGGCGCCGCGGCCCATATACTCCAACAGCGCCGGGTCCTTATTCCGGTTGACCAGTTTGCGATATTCGGCCGCGGCCTCGTCGGCTTCGAGCATCGTCCCCTCTACCGGTTTACCGTCCACTTTGAGCGAAAAGCGGTCGACGGCCGCGCCCTTCGGCAGCGGGAAGATATACACGCCCTCGACGTCGAAGTTGTAGGGGTTTTTAAACAACTCGTCGACGTGGGTGGTCGCGACCTGGTCGTCGATGACCGTCTCGACGTGGTGATATTTAATGTCGAGGCTGTAGCGTTCTTGAGGCGGCTGGGGCTTAGGCCAGGGCGGGAAGGGGTAGGGGTACGGTATAATTATGCCGTCGGCGCCGGCGACGGCGGCCAACAGTAACGACGCCGCCGCTAACGTTACCGCGGTGCTACATAGCTTTTGTAGCATAATAACTACCTCAACTCGAGTTGAACGATACCGTGTCGAAGGTTTGACGCGTCGCGCGGGGCGTTCGTTTAACGGCTCGAGCCGGGCGACGTCCGGCGGTCGTTAGTCCTTTTGGTCTCGCAGGCGCTCGAGGACCCGGCGGACGGCGTCGCGGACCAGCGCTTCGTCTTCGCACGCCGCGGGTTCGCCGTCGGGGACGTCGCACGTATCGCAAGGTATGTTTAGCGGGGCTTTGCCGGGGGCGATGGTCGTAAGCTTTTTTACGTCCTCGGCGGTGAGCACGGAGACGCGGCCGAGCTGCCGGGCGACCAACATGACGCGGGCGAATTGCTCCA includes:
- a CDS encoding EutN/CcmL family microcompartment protein, giving the protein MRLGNVVGAVVSTVKDEGLDGLKLLVVEDADIYGRGKGSHYVAVDAVGAGRGELVLTAAGSSARQTRSTKDRPVDAVIMAIVETVEANGEITYRKAGK
- a CDS encoding EutN/CcmL family microcompartment protein, with translation MKAGMVLGSVVAARVAEGLEGKRFLLALPVDEKDRPVGGEFVACDVVGAGRGARVIWIGGKEAALALGRDEVPVDATCVAILERHGRNKEGA
- a CDS encoding EutN/CcmL family microcompartment protein; the protein is MELARVLGPAPSNLKHPALAGLKLVFAETEERGRGGVVVAWDLADAGRGDRVLIMREGGAAMRLLGRGAAPVRTVLIAHVDRVDG
- a CDS encoding STAS domain-containing protein produces the protein MVNNKTTAGGVAVNRNVGAGATMATITGRVGIEEANELQRRFDEVFKAGRPWVIIRLKNVDFICSAGMGTLLSAVGEARKRGGEVIFTDVSPKVRTIFEFLDIWDYITSAADKDAALEMVAAGKRMQTQRTAAPVTPSFIVDDLKAKLGEGIRLSKDGKVKDALAYFNAVIKADRNNITALVWKASVLERLSQFDEARRLYKKVTDIGRGDPRLLTYARNRREKLEQKLSVATDREKAFERLRTTVYALAEAPGRPPDFFTSERTADARKVSFLECYRTWDDGSFFGKPRSGHSYVGGGGYFVWIGGRGVVIDPGKNFVTHFAEAGRRLADVEAIVVTGAAWDRGADLEPLLAAFNRYNQAALGPVKKIEVLVSGAVYKKYYSWLSTFDEAFLKLTVLYPGHAYRVGDATLDVKLADAAGGGSVDALGLTFAAGGANFAYAAEVAGRDLDGLAALYRSARGNVFLAHVGEVAVGKGAAPGGTAGFAGVEAVGRLLSEVRPSVALLGKMLDVTDPIALSEAIARATGVRCLPVDVGLTVNLETSEVFTAAGLVPVSALTVYKGEDGRLHYTPVG
- a CDS encoding STAS domain-containing protein: MRDFKITRIEESKDGVVVVAVEGQVGIEEAAQVSKFFEEIENEGVVWVIVSLEGVDFISTAGVGALLYAVGGARKRGGEIVFIEFSPKTKAVFEFLDLHDFIVTATDKESGQQVVKEIRSGARPAEG
- a CDS encoding VIT domain-containing protein, producing the protein MLQKLCSTAVTLAAASLLLAAVAGADGIIIPYPYPFPPWPKPQPPQERYSLDIKYHHVETVIDDQVATTHVDELFKNPYNFDVEGVYIFPLPKGAAVDRFSLKVDGKPVEGTMLEADEAAAEYRKLVNRNKDPALLEYMGRGAVKARIYPIPAKGEKRVEITYSELLPYDGGLTKFVYPLDTERFSREPIEDVGVEVSIKAAGPVESVFSPSHKIQLERKSPTTAEVKYHVKNVKPAEDLILYYRVGGAEMGASVLAHKEGGEDGFAILIITPPAVTRAAPEPKELIFVLDISGSMAGEKIEQVKEAVKYCLNQLALADRFNIVPFNEQPTLFRDKAVGASAANVSAALDFVDKLTAGGGTNIDGALAKGLASTSTEPVGPTMVVFLTDGKPTVGERNVADIVANAVAANGNVDGRLFSFGVGYNVKAELLDGLSRKNGGTAQYVEPGEDIELAVTSFYDKISKPILTDVALTWEKVGFYDSYPPSVPDIFAGTQLTVLGRYKGELADGVLTVSGERAGKRESYRYDLGAVAGESRDNKYIPALWATRKIGFLLEQIKLEGEDKELIDAIVKLSKRYGVPTPYTSYLVEETGPAVKHPAPGVWGGLAGGEDLAAAGAWMNGRGGPTYIGSAAELSVRESKAIGDLKRAAVAPSAYGGAAVRYVEGKSFRLAAGTWRDLALDDETNRSVVEVEFGSKEYFDLLQEHPGLAPYFALGEKVEVSFGGVTYRVTL